The Arctopsyche grandis isolate Sample6627 chromosome 10, ASM5162203v2, whole genome shotgun sequence genome window below encodes:
- the Chd1 gene encoding chromodomain-helicase-DNA-binding protein 1 has translation MRQKARMSESGSDSGSDNESKSNSSGSGSGSDSDSGSSSSSSGSGSKSRSPSPPRQRSQSPSKSRSQSGSDSDRRNSSTRLNSSPQRDGSPKMEDANSHQGEQSESQSSPEKHSFHKSSESYYSKGESEPWEENSDVGGIRRSSRSRKEPTRQKVLDSDSSDKVKHSNRNFKKKSNSYGVSNSDSSSDSDNDDRPPPPPSKRPGQKKVQLKKRPPRKRNRYSSDDEESTDASDEDTRRAVSRRTTTTTTVSYKETSDVEKTDSSDLLEVEGVEQPEVPAEEEKFETIEKVLSQRRGKKGAIGNVTTCYYIEENGDINADADPNDLESTEPQYLIKWKGWSHIHSTWENEESLKNPKVKGLKKLENFVKKEMELSWWRQRAGPEEIDYYECQLELHQELLKSYYNVERIIAEESREDVNGTKILDYYCKWESLPYSEATWEDSTLIQRKWPVEISQFRSREDSRTTPSRHCKVLKYRPKFHQLREQPTYMGGDKALALRDYQMDGLNWLIHAWCKENSVILADEMGLGKTIQTICFLNYLFNAQTLHGPFLCVVPLSTMTAWQREFQLWAPDINVVTYLGDISSRDIIRQYEWSFHSSKRLKFNTILTTYEIVLKDRIFLGSYSWAALLVDEAHRLKNDDSLLYKALKEFDTNHRLLITGTPLQNSLKELWALLHFIMPGKFSTWEEFEKDHENSAQKGYDKLHTQLEPFILRRQKKDVEKSLPAKVEQILRVDMTSIQKQYYKWILTKNYSALRKGARGSTASFLNIVVELKKCCNHALLIKPAEYESKTSHEDAVQQIVRGSGKLVLLDKLLCRLRETGHRVLIFSQMVRMLDILSEYLQKRHFPFQRLDGSIKGELRRQALDHFNAEGSQDFCFLLSTRAGGLGINLATADTVIIFDSDWNPQNDLQAQARAHRIGQKNQVNIYRLVTARSIEEEIVERAKRKMVLDHLVIQRMDTTGRTVLDKKGAGGNSSSSIPFNKEDLNAILKFGAEELFKDEEDGDEEPVCDIDEILRRAETRDDAPTMVGDELLSAFKVASFAFDEEKNNDKQEADDESRDWDDIIPEDFRKAIQEEEKTKEMEDLYLPPRSRKTLQQSQQNQAEQMDGKSKKRSKSATGEEDSEGSEVEGSDRSDDDRPRKRGRPPTSTRERIKGFTDIEIRRFVKSYKKFSAPLKRLEDVACDAELQEKPLADLKKLGETLRDRCQAQLASLTGSGGPLKNNQPDNAQPVGPGKRKARITFMLGGVTVNAKTLSQCETEMAPLDEMLPADRDERLKWQLDFGTRFANFDVEWGIQEDTKLLCGIYQYGMSAWEAIKMDKSLGLSDKILLNDDRKPQAKHLQSRAEYLLKILKKLQDSKTGKVRKKNIRKSKALSKEIIENEDAASVDENRKTNAKAKNDKANEDSNHAPDDISNDKKDSKKKPKKERKEIKGKPNNKKKPVGPMHFTANNEPRTLEVLGDLDPTVFEECKEKMRPVKKALRALDNPDQTLSEAEQMNRTRVCLRQIGNQIDMCLDTYWDADKKVEWRSNLWYFVSKFTNFDAKKLYRLYKYSLKKGDGIDGKNDKESKSTKDNEKSSNKTSHYPVDQSNAHHNNYNRERTESGGNHKRDRRDRERDRERDRDRDRDRERRDKRDSMSSSKPSPGNKRKLEEGECEPDTNDSKRSKESDDKEKVSSKKSLPEHSSARDRDRDRDRDRSDTRERDRDRDRERERRDSGGVRGGTGSRNYPEGAAGHHGGAWISRFSDKRPAADPRSFDGATQPHRPYRPDRVPRIHDKRRFQNHQTYGMQHYSGGSGGYYAGSGEANASAPEAGFTSHRSSYPPNWNNYPADYHHQPEYMERERDYRRGGDYDRRPPPS, from the exons AAAGCACGTATGTCCGAGTCTGGGAGTGATTCTGGCAGTGACAATGAGAGCAAAAGCAATTCATCCGGATCAGGATCAGGATCTGACAG CGATTCTGGATCCAGCTCGTCGAGTTCCGGGTCCGGATCGAAATCAAGGTCACCCTCTCCACCAAGGCAGAGGTCACAGTCCCCATCCAAATCAAGATCTCAATCGGGATCTGATTCAGATAGAAGAAATAGTTCTACGAGACTAAATTCTTCCCCACAAAGAGATGGGTCTCCTAAAATGGAAGATGCCAACTCTCATCAGGGTGAACAATCTGAAAGTCAATCGTCACCCGAGAAGCACTCTTTTCACAAGTCATCGGAAAGCTATTATTCCAAAGGCGAATCTGAGCCTTGGGAAGAGAATTCTGATGTCGGAGGTATTAGAAGATCTAGTAGATCGCGTAAAGAACCCACCAGACAGAAAGTACTTGACAGCGATTCGAGTGACAAAGTCAAACATTCAAATAGGAACTTTAAAAAGAAAAG taattcgTATGGTGTATCGAACTCCGATTCTTCGTCCGATAGTGATAATGATGATCGACCACCTCCACCTCCTAGTAAAAGACCTGGACAAAAAAAGGTTCAGTTAAAGAAAAGACCTCCACGGAAAAGAAATAGATATTCATCAGATGATGAAGAATCGACTGATGCTAGTGATGAAGATACCAGACg AGCGGTTTCTCGTCGTACAACAACCACAACGACTGTTAGCTATAAAGAAACAAGTGACGTGGAAAAAACTGATAGTTCAGACCTTTTAGAAGTTGAAGGTGTTGAGCAGCCAGAGGTACCCGCTGAAGAGGAAAAATTTGAAACTATTGAAAAAGTACTTTCTCAGAGAAGAGGGAAGAAAGGAG cCATTGGAAATGTTACAACATGTTACTATATTGAAGAAAATGGTGATATCAATGCTGATGCTGATCCTAATGATTTGGAATCAACTGAACCGCAATACCTGATAAAATGGAAAGGGTGGTCACATATTCACAGTACATGGGAGAACGAGGAAAGTTTGAAGAATCCAAAGGTGAAAGGCCTCAAGAAGCTcgaaaattttgtgaaaaaggAAATGGAATTGTCTTGGTGGAGACAGAGGGCTGGCCCGGAAGAAATTGATTACTATGAATGTCAGTTAGAACTTCATCAAGAATTATTAAAAAGTTACTACAATGTTGAAAGAATAATTG CTGAAGAATCAAGGGAAGATGTGAATGGAACtaaaatattagattattattgCAAATGGGAGTCACTTCCTTATTCTGAAGCAACGTGGGAGGATTCAACACTTATTCAAAGAAAATGGCCGGTGGAAATCAGTCAGTTCCGCTCGCGTGAAGATTCTCGAACGACCCCCTCGAGGCATTgtaaagttttaaaatatagaCCGAAATTTCATCAGCTCCGTGAACAACCCACCTATATGGGTGGTGACAAA gcACTGGCCTTACGAGATTATCAAATGGATGGCTTGAATTGGTTGATACACGCGTGGTGTAAGGAGAATTCAGTGATTTTAGCTGATGAAATGGGATTAGGAAAAACTAttcag ACCATTTGTTTTTTGAACTATTTGTTCAATGCACAAACTCTTCACGGACCTTTCTTGTGTGTAGTTCCTCTCAGTACAATGACCGCTTGGCAAAGAGAATTTCAGCTCTGGGCACCGGATATCAATGTAGTGACCTATTTGGGTGACATTAGTTCTAGAGATATC aTACGGCAATACGAATGGAGTTTTCACAGCTCCAAAAGATTGAAATTCAACACTATTCTAACGACATATGAAATAGTTCTTAAAGATAGAATATTCTTAGGTTCTTATAGTTGGGCAGCTCTTTTAGTAGATGAGGCTCATAG GTTAAAAAATGATGATTCTCTATTGTACAAAGCCTTAAAAGAATTTGACACAAATCATAGGTTATTAATTACTGGCACGCCGCTACAGAATTCGCTTAAAGAATTATGGGCTCTTTTACACTTCATTATGCCTGGAAA ATTCTCAACATGGGAAGAATTCGAAAAAGATCACGAGAACTCTGCCCAGAAGGGCTACGATAAATTACACACGCAATTAGAACCTTTCATATTAAGAAGACAAAAGAAAGATGTAGAGAAATCGTTACCTGCTAAAGTCGAGCAAATATTGAGAGTCGACATGACTTCTATACAAAAACAGTATTACAAATGGATTTTGACAAAGAATTATAGCGCCCTTCGTAAAGGGGCTAGAGGTTCAACGGCCTCGTTTTTGAACATAGTAgttgaattgaaaaaatgttGCAATCACGCGTTATTGATTAAGCCTGCTGAGTACGAGTCGAAGACATCTCACGAGGATGCCGTACAG CAAATAGTAAGAGGTTCCGGAAAACTGGTTCTTTTAGATAAATTGCTATGTCGTTTGCGAGAAACTGGTCACCGTGTTCTCATTTTTTCTCAAATGGTTCGTATGTTGGACATACTATCGGAATATCTTCAAAAACGACATTTTCCTTTTCAACGCCTGGATGGAAGTATAAAAGGAGAATTGAGAAGGCAGGCTCTCGATCATTTCAATGCTGAAGGCTCACAG gatttttgtttcttattgtcGACACGTGCCGGAGGTTTAGGAATCAATCTCGCCACTGCCGATACTGTAATTATATTCGATTCTGATTGGAATCCCCAAAATGATCTCCAAGCTCAAGCTAGGGCACATCGAATTGGACAGAAAAATcaa gTAAATATATATCGGTTGGTGACTGCTCGTTCTATTGAAGAAGAAATCGTGGAGAGGGCAAAGCGAAagatggttttagatcatctagTAATACAGAGGATGGATACAACGGGAAGAACGGTATTGGATAAGAAGGGCGCAGGTGGCAATAGTAGTTCTAGTATTCCTTTCAATAAAGAGGATTTGAATGCAATATTAAAGTTCGGTGCTGAAGAGTTGTTTAAAGATGAAGAGGATGGGGACGAAGAGCCAGTA TGTGATATAGATGAAATTTTGCGACGTGCTGAAACCCGCGACGATGCTCCTACAATGGTCGGTGATGAATTGTTATCTGCTTTTAAAGTTGCAAGCTTTGCATTTGACGAAgagaaaaataatgataaacaaGAGGCTGATGATGAAAGCAGAGATTGG GATGATATTATACCTGAAGATTTCCGGAAAGCAATACAAGAAGAAGAGAAGACGAAAGAAATGGAGGATCTCTATTTGCCGCCACGATCTAGGAAAACATTGCAGCAGAGTCAGCAGAATCAAGCTGAGCAAATGGATG GAAAATCTAAGAAGCGTTCCAAATCTGCGACAGGCGAAGAAGACAGTGAAGGATCTGAAGTAGAAGGTTCTGATAGAAGTGATGATGATAGACCTAGAAAACGGGGCAGACCACCTACTAGTACTAGAGAACGAATCAAGGGCTTTACTGACATTGAG attcgtCGATTTgtcaaaagttataaaaaattttCTGCTCCACTGAAACGTTTGGAGGATGTCGCTTGTGACGcagaattacaagaaaaacctctggctgatttaaaaaaattaggaGAAACGCTACGGGACAGATGTCAAGCTCAGCTTGCGTCCTTGACTGGTAGTGGGGGGCCTCTTAAAAATAACCAGCCAGATAATGCTCAGCCAGTTGGCCCTGGAAAGAGAAAAGCTCGCATCACTTTTATGCTAGGAGGCGTAACTGTTAATGCAAAAACTCTAAGTCAGTGTGAAACCGAAATGGCACCTTTAGACGAAATGTTGCCAGCCGATCGAGACGAGAGACTGAAATGGCAACTCGATTTTGG aacGCGATTCGCTAATTTTGATGTGGAGTGGGGAATACAAGAAGACACTAAACTACTTTGTGGCATTTATCAATATGGTATGAGTGCTTGGGAAGCGATTAAAATGGATAAAAGTCTCGGACTTTCTGACAAAATTCTTCTAAACGATGATCGGAAACCTCAAGCAAAACATTTGCAATCTAGGGCGGAATATTTACTGAAAATCTTGAAAAAATTGCAAGATTCTAAAACTGGTAAAGTTAGAaagaaaaacataagaaaatcgAAAGCCTTATCTAAAGAAATTATCGAAAATGAAGACGCTGCTTCAGTCGATGAAAACAGAAAAACCAATGCCAAAGCTAAAAATGATAAG GCAAATGAAGATTCTAATCATGCTCCGGATGACATATCTAATGATAAAAAAGATAGTAAGAAAAAGCCTAAGAAGGAAAGGAAGGAAATCAAAGGAAAGCCTAATAACAAAAAGAAGCCTGTTGGTCCCATGCATTTTACTGCTAATAATGAGCCAAGAACTTTAGAAGTTTTAGGCGATTTAGATCCAACAGTATTTGAAGag TGCAAAGAAAAAATGAGGCCCGTTAAGAAAGCTCTGAGAGCGTTGGATAATCCAGATCAAACATTGTCCGAGGCCGAACAAATGAATAGAACACGTGTATGTCTGAGGCAAATAGGCAATCAGATCGATATGTGTCTCGATACTTACTGGGATGCCGATAAGAAAGTTGAATGGAGAAGTAATCTCTGGTACTTTGTTTCCAAATTCACCAATTTCGATGCTAAGAAATTGTACCGGTTGTACAAATATAGTTTGAAGAAAGGTGACGGGATCGATGGTAAAAACGACAAAGAATCTAAGTCAACAAAAGATAAT GAAAAGTCATCGAATAAAACGTCACATTATCCTGTTGATCAATCGAATGCTCATCACAACAATTATAATCGTGAACGAACAGAGTCTGGCGGTAATCACAAGAGGGATAGAAGGGATCGGGAACGAGATAGAGAAAGGGATAGGGATAGGGATAGGGATAGGGAGAGAAGAGATAAAAGAGATTCAATGTCATCAAGTAAGCCTTCACCCGGTAACAAGAGGAAATTAGAAGAGGGTGAATGCGAACCTGATACTAATGATAGCAAAAG atcaAAAGAGTCCGACGACAAGGAAAAGGTTTCATCAAAGAAATCACTTCCAGAACATTCTAGTGCTCGTGATAGAGACAGAGATAGAGACCGTGACCGGTCCGATACTAGAGAGCGCGACAGAGATAGAGACAGAGAACGCGAAAGAAGAGATAGTGGAGGAGTCAGAGGTGGTACGGGAAGCCGCAACTATCCCGAAGGAGCTGCCGGTCATCACGGTGGAGCGTGGATATCTCGCTTCTCCGATAAGCGACCCGCGGCCGATCCTCGCAGCTTCGACGGAGCCACTCAACCTCACCGCCCTTATCGACCCGACAGAGTCCCACGCATCCACGATAAAAGAAG GTTTCAGAATCATCAGACTTACGGAATGCAACATTATAGCGGCGGTAGTGGTGGTTATTATGCTGGCAGCGGGGAAGCTAATGCGAGTGCTCCCGAAGCAGGATTCACATCTCACCGTAGTAGTTATCCGCCAAATTGGAATAACTACCCTGCCGATTATCACCATCAACCCGAGTATATGGAGAGAGAACGAGACTATAGGAGGGGGGGGGACTATGATCGACGTCCGCCACCGTCATAG